GAGATGGCGTATCTGGTAAGAAGCGATTGCCGCTCTCTTGGAAAGGCGTTGCCGCATTACAGTACGCAGACATTTGCTTTGTCAAGTCACCAGCCCAGTGGCCATTCAAATCAACAAAAGAGAAGGCACTATTACGCGTGGGAAGGGTCGTACCTTTACCCTGAATACTTTGGGCATATTCCGCTGTCCGACGGAGAATCGCCATCAGTTCTGCACGGGTGACTTGTTGAGTCGGACGGAAAGTGCCATCTCTGTAGCCGCTAACAATATTGTTCTGTTGTGCCCAAGCGATTTTGCCGGCGCTCCAACGGTTTGCAGCCACATCAGGGAAAGAACCAGCTTGATTGGGGACTTGAATGTTGCTTTCCGGAATAACCTTTAAGCTTTCAATCGCCATCGAAACAAGCTGCTCACGGGTGAGGGATTCAGTGGGACGGAAGGTATTGTCATTAAAACCAGCAATAAAGCCAACATTAACCGCTTGTTCGATTTCACTGCGATAAATATCACCGCCGATATCAGTAAAGCGAGAAGCTGCAACATCAGGTGTGTTATCCACGGGGGGAGTAACGACGACAGGTTCTTCAGTCACGCCAGATTCTAAGGTGACAACTTGAGAGCCATCAGAGGAGAAGTAGAAATGTCCAAGGGGCTTATTTTCGTAGGTGCGGCGGGTAAATTCCCAGCCGGGGAGCAGGTCAATTTTTAGGTAGTCATCGGCGATACCATTAGTTTGGCCAATGAGGATTTCTGGTTTGGAACGATCGCTAGGAGTCGCAATGAGCCGGGCTTTATCTTCAAATCGCTTAATTTGGAGTAAATATTTGGTGCCGAAGTCTTCGCCATCGATACGCATGGAATAACCATTACTGTCGGTACTACGGCGACAATCGCTGGTAAACGCGAAATTGAGCAGGAGAGGGTCAATGGTCGTCGGAGCGTTACCGGATTCTGCCCAGCAGGCGCGTTTGTCTTTGAATTGCTCGATCACGAGTAGGTTGAAGTTGCCGGATCTCAGGGGGACAGCGACGGCAACCATTTGGTTTTGATCGATGGGGTCTTCTCCAAAAATACTTTGGGACTGCACACTTTGGAGTGGCGCAAAGGTTGTCGCAATTGTGGTTGCGGCGATCGCCAAACATTTGAGAGGTAGAGCAGTTTTAAACATCTTTTGTTTATCCTTCCTGAGTTATTCACTGCTCTTATTAGACTGGATTAAAGCGATTTTGAGCCATTTATGCATGACAGTTTTACAATTGTCTGATTTTGCAACTAATCCTCCAATTCATCCGTCAGCTTTTTGATATTGGCCTGATCCTCTGTGGTTTGATTTTTGAGGATCAGGACTCGCCGCGCAAAGGGAATCTCCACATTTTCCCGGTCAAAGGCTTCTTTAATCAGCTTCCGAACCAAGCGCTGCACAGGTAAATGTTTTCCCGGTTTGACCTTTGTTGAGGTGCGAATCGTGAGTTCTGACTCAGAGAAATTGTCTAGGCCATCAATGCAAGTCGGCTCTAAAACATCCGGATGTAGCTCCTTCACTTGCTTGCCGACATCCTCCAGCACACCATAAACATGGTCTAAATTCGAGTCATAATCAACGCCCACATGAACCACGGCGTAAACATACTCCTTGGAATAATTCACAATGGTTTTGATATCGCCATTGCGCACAATGTGTAATCGTCCCTCCGGCGATCGGAAACGTGTGACCCGTAGATCCATCGCCTCCACCACCCCGGCTGCCGTATCGGTTTCCACAAAATCCCCCACTAAATAGTAGTTTTGCAGCAAAATTGTGAAGCCATTAACAAGGTCATTAATAAGATTTTGTGCGCCTAAACCAACGGCTAAACCGACAATACCAGCACCAGCAAGGACAGGGGTTGGGTCAATATTAAAGATATGAAGGACGGCAACACCCGAACCGAAATAAATCAGATAACGGACTGTATTTTGAATGAGGGGAACGAAGGTAAGACGACGGCGACGCTGGAAGGGGTCAAGATTACGGGCACGTAATAAAAAGCCTTCAATGGTGATGTTTGCCAGTTCTATGCTGATGCCTGTTGCTAAAATGATGGCAATAATTTGATTAATTGTGACAGCGTAAATAGCAAGGGGTTTCACCCACGGCAGTTGTACACAAATCAGTCCGGCGATCGCCACATAGACAGCATATTCAAAACAACGTTTCGTGAGACCGATGAGATAACGGAAACGCGGATAAAAGCGAAATAGTGATTTTGGGTGATCTAAGATAAAATCATCAGCTGAAACATCTAGGGTATCGATTAGGGCAAAAATACCATAGACACAAATTGCCCCAAAACAAACCAACAAATAACACTCTAAGGCAAAGTAAAAATAGGAAATGACTGCCTCTGGCAAAAACAAAAATTCAAGGCAAAGTACTAGCGCCAGTAACCATAACCCCGTCTCTAAACTAAGCTCTGTCGCCCACAAAAACTTTTTAATACTATCGGCATTAGCCTCATTTTCTTGCCAACTTTTGAGGCGATCGCCCAGCCGCCTTGACCAAGGACGTAACGAAGCAACAATCAAAGCCGTTAACAACAACAAAAGTATGCTTTTTATAATGCCAATACCGAAGGATTGCCACTGATCTCTAGGCACACCAGAAACCAATTCCTTCATATATAAAAATACAGACTCACCAGTGTATAACAAATAAACATTGACAATAAAAACAAAGCCAATACCGACAAAGACAATAATACTTAAACCCTTTTGGAATACCACCTTTGTAATCCCTAAAGGATTAAATTCAGACCGGGGATGGAACCACTGGGATAATCGTTCTAAGGTGTTTAAAACAACGCAGCGAATAATGAAAATAATTGCCAAAAATACAACTATTTGCACGATAAGGGTGAGAATATCAATGCCTAAAGGCTGAAGATAATCAAGAAAGTCTGCCATATTTCTCTTATTTTAATAATCAGTCCTAATCATTTAATTTTAATTTATAGAAAATCACTTCTTTGCCATTGAATATGCCTTGTAATTTCTCTTAAACTCCATAGGAAATATTTGATATTAAAAAGTTTACTAAACTAAAGCCAAATTAAGCTTTTATCTATGGTTTGATGCTACAAAATTGTAACAGTTCTCTACAAAATTGCATTTATCCGAACAGACCTAAGCGCT
This [Limnothrix rosea] IAM M-220 DNA region includes the following protein-coding sequences:
- a CDS encoding DUF3747 domain-containing protein is translated as MFKTALPLKCLAIAATTIATTFAPLQSVQSQSIFGEDPIDQNQMVAVAVPLRSGNFNLLVIEQFKDKRACWAESGNAPTTIDPLLLNFAFTSDCRRSTDSNGYSMRIDGEDFGTKYLLQIKRFEDKARLIATPSDRSKPEILIGQTNGIADDYLKIDLLPGWEFTRRTYENKPLGHFYFSSDGSQVVTLESGVTEEPVVVTPPVDNTPDVAASRFTDIGGDIYRSEIEQAVNVGFIAGFNDNTFRPTESLTREQLVSMAIESLKVIPESNIQVPNQAGSFPDVAANRWSAGKIAWAQQNNIVSGYRDGTFRPTQQVTRAELMAILRRTAEYAQSIQGKGTTLPTRNSAFSFVDLNGHWAGDLTKQMSAYCNAATPFQESGNRFLPDTPSQRNYAAAATLRTIRCAVQ
- a CDS encoding mechanosensitive ion channel family protein: MADFLDYLQPLGIDILTLIVQIVVFLAIIFIIRCVVLNTLERLSQWFHPRSEFNPLGITKVVFQKGLSIIVFVGIGFVFIVNVYLLYTGESVFLYMKELVSGVPRDQWQSFGIGIIKSILLLLLTALIVASLRPWSRRLGDRLKSWQENEANADSIKKFLWATELSLETGLWLLALVLCLEFLFLPEAVISYFYFALECYLLVCFGAICVYGIFALIDTLDVSADDFILDHPKSLFRFYPRFRYLIGLTKRCFEYAVYVAIAGLICVQLPWVKPLAIYAVTINQIIAIILATGISIELANITIEGFLLRARNLDPFQRRRRLTFVPLIQNTVRYLIYFGSGVAVLHIFNIDPTPVLAGAGIVGLAVGLGAQNLINDLVNGFTILLQNYYLVGDFVETDTAAGVVEAMDLRVTRFRSPEGRLHIVRNGDIKTIVNYSKEYVYAVVHVGVDYDSNLDHVYGVLEDVGKQVKELHPDVLEPTCIDGLDNFSESELTIRTSTKVKPGKHLPVQRLVRKLIKEAFDRENVEIPFARRVLILKNQTTEDQANIKKLTDELED